The window CGACCCCATCGTCCTCTTGAAGTGCCGCGTGCTGTGCCGTTATCTGTACTCGCTACCTGGACTCGCAGTGAGAACAGTTAACAGTAAAACTCGCAGAAACTGAAGAGAATGGCTGGTCGGTCGtacaaatattttgcatgaagtggAAGCAACAATTCGGCAGAGCACCCATAAGGACACCAGTAACACAAAACGTTTTCCCAGCTTTAAACTTGAAAggatggagaaaacaaaaaaaataggacGAGTACGTCCCAGAACTGTGACCTTGCCATGCCGTCTCTCCTTAGTGTGAGGGTTCTGTTCCAAGGATATTCTTGCatttgggatatatatatatatatgacaaattTGTAGAGATATTGGAAATGAAGTAGTGACTGAGAGATTTCGTGAATACGAGCATGAATAATTATTAGTGTAATACGATGTATGATCAAAAAATAACGTTCATTTTGTTTTTAAAGAATCTTTATTCATCAACTTTGTCTCCTTCGAAGTAACTCTCTCAATATATAATACACTTGCGCCAGCGCTTTTTCCAATTTTCGAAGAATATCTGTAACTTAGCTTTTGTTATGGTTTCTTCAGCAGTTCTGTTCTTGTCTTATCAGTGGTGGCAAAACGACGTCCTCGGGAATAGATGATGATGATTTGTCGGGCACTGAAGATCGTGGTCATCAATGCCCGTACAGGTTCCAGTATTTCCATTTTCAGTATCGCGACTACCCGAATCATCATGAGATGATGAGGACGGCACTAACAGCCAGTccctggacagagaaaatccccaagccgctcgggaatcgaacccggggctccgtggtccagaggcagcaccgctatccactagaccacgaactgcggtcgcctcgggaatagaaagaagtcgcaggggcccgagggcgtatagtgggcatgcgggaggccgggtggacgtaccgccgaattgctaatcACGtgaggcgtgagatctccacagtacatcgatgttgtcgccagtggtcggcggaaggtgcacgtgcccgtcgacctgggaccggaccgcagcgacgcacggatgcacgaaaagaccataggatcctacgcagtgccgtaggggaccgcaccgccactccccagcaaattagggaaactgttgctcctggggtatcggcgaggaccattcgcaaccgtctccatcaagctgggctacggtcccgcacaccgttaggccgtcttccgctcacgccctaacatcgtgcagcccgcctccagtggtgtcgcgacaggcgtgaatggagagacgaatggagacgtgtcgtcgtcagcgatgagagtcgcttctgccttggtgccaatgatggtcgtatgcgtgtttggcgccgtgcaggtgagcgccacaatcaggactgcatacgaccgaggcacacagggccaacacccggcatcatggtgtggggagcgatcttccacactggccgtacacctctggtgatcgtcgaggggacactgaatagtgcatggtacatccaaaccgtcatcgaacccatcgttctaccattcctagaccggcaagggaacttgctgttccaacaggacaatgcacgtccgcatgtatcccgtgccacccaacgtgctctagaaggtgtaagtcaactaccctggccagcaagatctccggatctgtcccctattgagcatgtttgtgactggatgaagcgtcgtctcacgcggtctgcacgtccagcacgaacgctggtccaactgaggcgccaggtggaaatggcatggcaagccgttccacaggactacatccagcatctctacgatcgtctccatgggagaatagcagcctgcattgctgcgaaaggtggatatacactgtactagtgccgacattgtgcatgctctgttgcctgtgtctatgtgcctgtggttctgtcagtgtgatcatgtgatttatctgaccccaggaatgtgtaaataaagtttccccttcctgggacattgaattcacggtgttcttatttcaatttctaggcgtGTACATCTCGTTTGGTTCTTGAAGAAATGGTAGGAAAATCTGTTTCCATGTAATGACGGCACTGTCGTCCACTCAGGTCATTGTGAGCGCCATCctggccgccgccaccgccgccccgaCGCCCGGCTACCTGGGCGCCGCCCACGGGCTGTTCGGCGCCGCCCCCGCAGTCGTTGCCGCCCCCGCGGTGGTCGCCGCCCCCGCCGTCCACGCCGGCTACGCCGCTTACGGCCCCGCCCCCGTGGCTGTGGGACCCGGCGGCTACCTGGCCGACACCCACGACGTGGCTGCCGCCAGAGCCGCCCACCTGACCGCCGTCGCCCAGACGCAGGCCCGTGACGCCATCGTcaacggcgccgccgcccacgccgccctcgCCGCCCCCGCTCTGCTCGGAGCGCACGGACTGGCGTACGGACACGGCCTGGCTTACGGTCACGGCTACCACGGCTGAACTGCGCTCGCAGGCTAACTGTGCTGCACTGTTAGGTTGTTTTCTGTAAATAAAAGCACTACCGCCGACAAGAGTCCTTTTCTTCTTACCTTACTTCCCAATGCATCAGCGATCGCTGGAATGAAAATCTGGAATTTCGCTCTGCTGACTGGAAAACGTACATCAATGACAAAAATACGAATGGTAATATTTTCAATTGTGTGCTGTTCCAGAATATCAAAAAGACAGATAAACTGAAGGATTGCCCATGTAGCTATCATGGATTTTGATGCTCGTTGACTATTTGGTACCGAAAACATGTCTGTAATTTAATGACACTTCCTCATACCAAGTCTGTGAATGATGTCGTGCGCAAGTACTAATAATGGAAAATGGGAGCGTTCCCAAAACCGAGGGCAATCAGAAATACAGCTTCAAATATTGAGAACATATAGCCATTTTCAAGAAGGTAAAAAGCACATTGCTAACACCGTAGAACGAACAGGTAAATCAATGGTAATCCAGA is drawn from Schistocerca gregaria isolate iqSchGreg1 chromosome 3, iqSchGreg1.2, whole genome shotgun sequence and contains these coding sequences:
- the LOC126355525 gene encoding cuticle protein 65-like, with translation MKVLVIVSAILAAATAAPTPGYLGAAHGLFGAAPAVVAAPAVVAAPAVHAGYAAYGPAPVAVGPGGYLADTHDVAAARAAHLTAVAQTQARDAIVNGAAAHAALAAPALLGAHGLAYGHGLAYGHGYHG